The genomic stretch GTTGAGCAAAGTAGCTCTGAATGAAATGAAGAGATACGAAGCGACGAAGTCCATCTATGACTTGGTAGCGGGGGTGGGATTCGAACCCACGACCTAAGCGTTATGAGTGCTTCGCTCTTACCAACTGAGCTACCCCGCCAAAATCTTTGATTATCATACATAATTACCAATAATAAGTCAATATGTATTAGTAAAATAAATGTTATTAAATATAAGAAAAAAATAACTACCATTTGATAGTTATTTTATAATTGGTTATAAAAAGGAGCCTCCTGGAGGTCAAGATCAATAATAATCGTGCATTCTCATTGTATTAGCGGCGCCCGAGAATACTGAAGAAAAAAACAAAGGCGTTTTATCACCGATCAAGTTGCTTGATATACGGAGGCATAATAAAGAACTAAGTACTAGCTGATTTTAGCACTGGTGAATATCTTCTGTCAAATTGGTCTAATAAACGAGTAATTAAAGGATAATGAAATCAAATAAAAAACCCCACATTGTTTGTGGGGTTGGAACTAAATTATTAATTAATTTTTTGAACAGTGAAATAAAAAGTACTACCCAAACCTTTTTTGCTTTCTACCCAAAGTTTGCCGTTATTTTTTTCAATAAACTCTTGACAGAGCAATAAACCCAAACCAGAGCTTGGTTCATTTTCAGTACCCTTACGGTTCGTTTTGACATCAATGCAAAAAAGATTGTCGATCATTTCTGGACTCATACCAATACCAGTATCATGAATACTAATTATGCCACCATTTTCGGCGATAGTAATAGCACCACCCCTGGTTGTAAACTTAACAGCATTGGATAGTAAATTACGAATTACTGATTTGAGCATATGGGTGTCAGCATAAATTTGGACATCGTCTGCTATTTCATTTTTCATTTTAATGTCTTTGACAAGAGCTGACGCTTTGCTAAATTCCAGACCTTCGTTTACTATTGTTTTTAGAAATATTTTTTCTTGTTTAAATTCCATCATTTTACGCTGCATCAGCGACCACTCCAGCAGATTTTCCAAAAGATTAAAAACATTACGCGAGGAATCAACTAGATTTTTAGTGAAAATATTAATTTCCTCAGCGGTCATGGAAGTAAACTCATTCGCAATCAGTTCGGCAATATTAAGAAAACCTTGAAATGGACTACGCAAATCATGAGCGATGATGGAGAAAAGCTTGTCCTTTTCCATATTAATTTTTTGTAATTCCACATTTTGTTGTAAAATCATTCTTTCGTTCTCTTTTTGTCTGCTAATATCCCTAGTAATATGCAAATAGTAGATATCACCACCAGGACTGACGATTTGTTCTACTTTGACTTCAGTAAAAAATTGTTTCCCGTCTGGAGTTGTGTGTATGTGTTCCGCTGTCGCTGGTTGGCCAGTTTTTTGGCACTGGGTTATTGGACAAACATGATCAGGGGCCTGGCAAGGAGTCTCTAGATTATAAGTGATGAAATAGCAATAGCTATTGGTAACTTCTTCAATTGTGTGACCAGTTAATTTTAAGGCAGCATCATTAGCAAAAACTATTTTCAAGTCTTGGGTAAGTAGTAGGATACTGTTACTTGCCTGTCGAACAATGCATTCTAGAAGTTGACCAGAGTTTATTAAGTGCTTATTTTCATCTTCTGATTTTGGAAGTTTATTGGTTTCCATGTCTTATTTTTCCTTCAATTTGTTAATGAACTACGATAATTGTTTAGTGAGCTTATCAGAAAAATATTTATTTGTCAATCTATTAGAAATTAATGTTATTATCAATAAATTTGATTGAATAAAACTAAAAACACACTTGGGCCGAACCAAATTTATTTCGTATTATTTATAATAATAAGTTAAAAAAATTCTACACTTGGTTTAGTTTATTGATAGTAATAGTTAAAATTAATAAAACTAAAAACACACTTGGGCCGACTCAAATTCATTTTGAGGAGGTTAAGTGTGTTTTTAAAACTTGGTAGCGGGGGCCGGACTTGAACCGGCGACCTTCGGGTTATGGGCCCGACGAGCTGCCAACTGCTCTACCCCGCGTCAATGACTACTGAATAATAGTCTAAGTGATCATATTAGTCAATTAATTTGTATCTTGGCGTATTCTTTGGATCTCTGGTGCCGAAGGGGAGAATCGAACTCCCACCAGGTTGCCCTGACAGGTTTTTGAGACCTGCGCGTCTACCAATTCCGCCACTTCGGCTGGAACGAACTTTTGATATTTTACAAAATCCACTAAATTAAGTCAAGTAATAATAAGAAAAAACATCGACATTTTTCTGTTTTTTTATTATAATTCAGTCGTTATGACCAGAGTGATTTCTATCGTTAATCAAAAAGGTGGCGTTGGTAAAACAACGACCTGTATTAATTTAGCCGCCTACTTAGCTAAATTAGGTTGTCGGGTATTATTAGTTGATATGGATCCTCAGGGAAATGCAACCTCTGGTTTGGGACACGCTCCCATGGAAATCAAAGAAAGTATTTATGAAGTTTTGGTAGAGGAGCCAAGAAGAATTGATAGTATTATCCGACCAACAACTGTGGATTTATTACATTTAGCTCCGGCTAATCCAAATTTGGCTGGCGCCAATATTGACTTGGTTGATTTCCCCAGACGAGAATTTAAACTATGGGACAATCTCAGCGACATTGCCGGCCAATATGATTTTATTCTCATTGATAATCCGCCTTCACTAGGATTATTAACTATTAATGGTTTAGTAGCGGCTGACGAGATACTAATTCCGGTACAAACCGAATATTATGCTTTAGAAGGTTTGAGTCAATTATTATATACGATAAAGTTAGTCAAAGATAATTTGAAACCAGAATTACAAATTTTGGGCGCTGTTATGACTATGTATGATGGACGATCGAAGTTGTCGGAAGCAGTTTTTTATGAATTGTATCAGTATTTTCCCAACAAGATTTTTCGTTCGATCATTCCTCGTAATGTACGATTGGCAGAGGCGCCATCTCACGGTAAGTCTATTGCTGATTATGACCCACGCTCCAAAGGAGCTCGAGCCTATGAGAAGTTAGCGAAAGAAGTTTTAGAAGCTAAGCGTTATAATTAAATTAAAATATTTATGTTAAATAATAAAGGACTTGGTTTGGGAAGAGGACTTTCTTCCTTGATCCCTAACCGGAATATTGTAGATAACTCATCAGCGCCCGAGCCAAATAGAGCAATAAACGATAACGCTCAGTCGTCATCAGGTTCAACCGATAATAATCAGTTGCTTTATTTGTCACCAAAACAAATACGAAAGAATCCTTATCAACCCAGAACGACCTTTAACCACCAGGAATTGGAGGAACTAGCGGAATCAATCAAGCGTTATGGTATTTTAGAGCCCCTCATTGTCGTATTGAAAGATGGATACTATCAATTAATTGCCGGTGAACGTCGGTGGCAAGCGGCAACGTTGATTGGTTTAGAGAAGGTACCAGTTATGGTGCGTCAAGCTGACGATTTAGAAGTAATGGAAATCTCTTTGATAGAAAATTTACAACGAGAAGATTTGGATCCGATTGAAGAGGCTTTGGCCTATCAAAGACTAATTGAAGAATTTCAGTTGACTCAAGAGCAGGTTGCTCGCAAGGTGCAAAAAAATAGAGTAACAGTAGCTAATGCCATTCGTATATTACAATTACCCAAAGATATTCAAGA from Candidatus Komeilibacteria bacterium CG_4_10_14_0_2_um_filter_37_10 encodes the following:
- a CDS encoding chromosome partitioning protein ParB; the protein is MLNNKGLGLGRGLSSLIPNRNIVDNSSAPEPNRAINDNAQSSSGSTDNNQLLYLSPKQIRKNPYQPRTTFNHQELEELAESIKRYGILEPLIVVLKDGYYQLIAGERRWQAATLIGLEKVPVMVRQADDLEVMEISLIENLQREDLDPIEEALAYQRLIEEFQLTQEQVARKVQKNRVTVANAIRILQLPKDIQEAIRLGAISRSQAKIILSVNNPKDQIRIFKKIVNGGLTVRQTDHLASNYSVKRKIKDQGVNLELAAREERLRQYLSTKVKIVDSGNGGQILIEYYSAEELERLIEYILRND
- a CDS encoding chromosome partitioning protein ParA; translation: MTRVISIVNQKGGVGKTTTCINLAAYLAKLGCRVLLVDMDPQGNATSGLGHAPMEIKESIYEVLVEEPRRIDSIIRPTTVDLLHLAPANPNLAGANIDLVDFPRREFKLWDNLSDIAGQYDFILIDNPPSLGLLTINGLVAADEILIPVQTEYYALEGLSQLLYTIKLVKDNLKPELQILGAVMTMYDGRSKLSEAVFYELYQYFPNKIFRSIIPRNVRLAEAPSHGKSIADYDPRSKGARAYEKLAKEVLEAKRYN